A window of the Harmonia axyridis chromosome 5, icHarAxyr1.1, whole genome shotgun sequence genome harbors these coding sequences:
- the LOC123679848 gene encoding cuticle protein 16.5-like isoform X2: MAAKIVVLFAALAYANAGYLGLPAAVSTYSAPALSYAAPAVTAVHAAPVASSYSYTNKIQSAPVAYAAPAISYAAPAVAAVHAAPVAIAKTLPAATSYSYTNRISQSAYAAPVATYAAAAPVIKSYATSYAAAPAISYSAPVASYSAIHAAPVATYAAAAPVVRAQGVSVHPSSALSYAGPALTSYAAPAITSYAAPAITSYAAPSFTSYASPAITSYAAPALAYSQKLHL; the protein is encoded by the exons ATGGCAGCTAAA ATCGTAGTTCTTTTCGCCGCTTTGGCTTACGctaatgctggatatttgggaCTCCCAGCGGCAGTTTCGACTTACTCTGCTCCAGCTCTATCTTATGCCGCCCCAGCAGTAACAGCAGTTCATGCTGCTCCAGTAGCTTCTTCATACTCGTACACAAACAAAATCCAATCAGCACCTGTTGCATATGCTGCCCCTGCTATCTCATACGCCGCCCCAGCTGTAGCTGCCGTTCATGCCGCTCCAGTAGCCATCGCTAAGACCCTTCCAGCAGCCACTTCTTACTCTTACACCAACAGAATTTCACAATCTGCCTATGCTGCCCCAGTTGCCACCTACGCTGCTGCTGCTCCAGTAATCAAATCTTATGCTACCTCCTATGCCGCTGCTCCAGCAAT CTCATACTCTGCTCCAGTAGCCAGCTATTCTGCTATCCATGCTGCCCCAGTTGCCACCTACGCCGCCGCTGCTCCAGTTGTCAGGGCCCAAGGTGTGTCAGTCCACCCATCTTCAGCCCTTTCTTATGCTGGCCCAGCACTCACCTCCTACGCTGCCCCAGCTATCACATCCTACGCTGCTCCAGCTATCACCTCCTACGCTGCTCCATCTTTCACCTCCTACGCTTCCCCAGCTATCACTTCCTATGCTGCTCCAGCTTTGGCTTATTCCCAGAAACTCCATCTTTAA
- the LOC123679848 gene encoding cuticle protein 16.5-like isoform X1 translates to MAAKIVVLFAALAYANAGYLGLPAAVSTYSAPALSYAAPAVTAVHAAPVASSYSYTNKIQSAPVAYAAPAISYAAPAVAAVHAAPVAIAKTLPAATSYSYTNRISQSAYAAPVATYAAAAPVIKSYATSYAAAPAISYSAPAISYSAPAISYSAPVASYSAIHAAPVATYAAAAPVVRAQGVSVHPSSALSYAGPALTSYAAPAITSYAAPAITSYAAPSFTSYASPAITSYAAPALAYSQKLHL, encoded by the exons ATGGCAGCTAAA ATCGTAGTTCTTTTCGCCGCTTTGGCTTACGctaatgctggatatttgggaCTCCCAGCGGCAGTTTCGACTTACTCTGCTCCAGCTCTATCTTATGCCGCCCCAGCAGTAACAGCAGTTCATGCTGCTCCAGTAGCTTCTTCATACTCGTACACAAACAAAATCCAATCAGCACCTGTTGCATATGCTGCCCCTGCTATCTCATACGCCGCCCCAGCTGTAGCTGCCGTTCATGCCGCTCCAGTAGCCATCGCTAAGACCCTTCCAGCAGCCACTTCTTACTCTTACACCAACAGAATTTCACAATCTGCCTATGCTGCCCCAGTTGCCACCTACGCTGCTGCTGCTCCAGTAATCAAATCTTATGCTACCTCCTATGCCGCTGCTCCAGCAATCTCATACTCTGCTCCAGCAATCTCATACTCTGCTCCAGCAATCTCATACTCTGCTCCAGTAGCCAGCTATTCTGCTATCCATGCTGCCCCAGTTGCCACCTACGCCGCCGCTGCTCCAGTTGTCAGGGCCCAAGGTGTGTCAGTCCACCCATCTTCAGCCCTTTCTTATGCTGGCCCAGCACTCACCTCCTACGCTGCCCCAGCTATCACATCCTACGCTGCTCCAGCTATCACCTCCTACGCTGCTCCATCTTTCACCTCCTACGCTTCCCCAGCTATCACTTCCTATGCTGCTCCAGCTTTGGCTTATTCCCAGAAACTCCATCTTTAA